In a single window of the Thermus amyloliquefaciens genome:
- the dnaN gene encoding DNA polymerase III subunit beta, with product MKVTVPKNLFTERVSLLERVIPTRSSNPLFTYLGLALSPGVLTLFGTNGEVDLEVRLPLFTEGEGRFLVPAQPFFQLVRSLPGDQVELDFGAELFLSSGSFSTRLSLAPDEGYPDLLFPNPEGPSEPYPLQTLLSVEELYRALSHVRYAASNEEYRAIFRGVQLEFSEKGLRSVASDGYRLALYGLAKPQPFSKKAVVPARSVDEMVRVLKAMGEGEVALALGPGILGLAAGGLADSSQGQVRMAVRLMEGEFPDYERVIPKEFPLKATFEVEALREALRRVSVLADRQNHRVDLMFEEGRASLSAEGDYGKGREEIPVRLEGTPLAVAYNARYLLEALSPLSGQATLFLSGPTSPSLLRPQEVAPGMVGEGYQAVVVPLRV from the coding sequence ATGAAGGTAACCGTTCCTAAAAACCTGTTCACCGAGCGCGTCTCCTTGCTGGAAAGGGTCATCCCCACCCGTAGCTCCAACCCCCTCTTCACCTACCTGGGCCTGGCCCTTTCCCCGGGGGTCTTGACCCTCTTTGGGACCAACGGGGAGGTGGACCTGGAGGTGCGCCTCCCGCTTTTCACCGAGGGAGAAGGTCGGTTCCTGGTTCCAGCCCAGCCCTTCTTCCAACTGGTGCGAAGCCTCCCCGGGGACCAGGTGGAGCTGGATTTTGGCGCCGAGCTTTTTCTCTCCTCGGGCTCCTTCAGCACCCGGCTGAGCCTGGCGCCCGACGAGGGTTACCCGGACCTGCTTTTCCCCAACCCCGAGGGACCCTCGGAGCCTTACCCCTTGCAGACCCTGCTTTCCGTGGAGGAGCTCTACCGGGCCCTTTCCCATGTGCGCTATGCCGCCAGCAACGAGGAGTACCGGGCCATCTTCCGGGGCGTCCAGCTGGAGTTTTCCGAGAAGGGGTTGCGCTCCGTGGCCTCCGATGGGTACCGGTTGGCCCTCTATGGGCTTGCCAAACCCCAGCCCTTCAGCAAGAAGGCGGTGGTGCCCGCCCGCAGCGTGGACGAGATGGTGAGGGTGCTCAAGGCCATGGGGGAGGGGGAGGTGGCCCTGGCCTTAGGCCCGGGCATCCTGGGCTTGGCCGCGGGGGGGCTTGCGGATTCCTCCCAGGGGCAGGTGCGGATGGCGGTTCGGCTTATGGAAGGGGAGTTCCCCGATTACGAGCGGGTGATCCCCAAGGAGTTTCCCCTGAAGGCCACCTTTGAGGTGGAGGCGCTCCGCGAAGCCCTGCGTCGGGTGAGCGTTCTTGCGGACCGGCAAAACCACCGGGTGGACCTCATGTTTGAGGAGGGCAGGGCCTCCCTTTCCGCCGAAGGGGATTACGGGAAAGGCCGGGAGGAGATCCCGGTGCGCCTCGAGGGCACGCCCCTGGCGGTGGCCTACAATGCCCGCTACCTTCTGGAGGCCCTTTCGCCCCTTTCGGGCCAGGCCACCTTGTTCCTCTCCGGCCCCACGAGCCCAAGCCTCCTCCGTCCCCAGGAGGTTGCCCCCGGTATGGTGGGGGAGGGCTACCAGGCGGTGGTGGTGCCCCTTCGGGTGTAA